Proteins encoded by one window of Pelecanus crispus isolate bPelCri1 chromosome 8, bPelCri1.pri, whole genome shotgun sequence:
- the PRELID1 gene encoding PRELI domain-containing protein 1, mitochondrial isoform X1, translating to MGKYCASLGVLKGPWDQVFAAFWQRYPNPYSKHVLTEDIVHREVTADHKLLSRRLLTKTNRMPRWAERFFPANVAHSVYILEDSIVDPKNRTMTTFTWNINHARLMVVEERCVYQVNPENSNWTEVKREAWVSSSLFGVSRAVQEFGLARFKSNVTKSTKGFEYVLARMQGEAPSKTLVETAKEATEKAKETALAATEKAKDLASKAATKKKQYV from the exons ATGGGGAAGTACTGCGCCAGCCTGGGCGTCCTCAAGGGGCCCTGGGACCAGGTCTTCGCCGCCTTCTGGCAGCGCTACCCCAACCCCTACAG CAAACATGTCCTGACCGAAGACATCGTGCACCGGGAGGTGACGGCGGACCACAAGCTGCTCTCCCGGCGGCTCCTGACCAAGACCAACCGGATGCCCCGCTGGGCGGAGCGTTTCTTCCCGGCCAATGTCGCCCACTCCGTCTACATCCTGGAGGACTCTATCGTGGACCCCAAGAACCGAACCATGACCACGTTCACCTGGAACATCAACCACGCACGTCTCATG GTGGTGGAGGAGCGCTGCGTGTACCAGGTGAACCCGGAGAACAGCAACTGGACCGAGGTCAAGCGGGAAGCCTGGGTCTCTTCCAGCCTGTTTGGTGTCTCGCGGGCTGTCCAG GAATTTGGTCTGGCCAGGTTCAAAAGCAACGTGACCAAGAGCACTAAGGGATTTGAGTATGTGCTAGCAAGAATGCAAG GAGAAGCTCCGTCCAAAACGCTGGTGGAGACAGCCAAGGAAGCGACTGAGAAAGCCAAGGAGACAGCTCTGGCTGCTACAGAGAAAGCCAAGGACTTGGCGAGCAAGGCAGCCACCAAGAAGAAGCAGTACGTCTGA
- the PRELID1 gene encoding PRELI domain-containing protein 1, mitochondrial isoform X2 codes for MGKYCASLGVLKGPWDQVFAAFWQRYPNPYSKHVLTEDIVHREVTADHKLLSRRLLTKTNRMPRWAERFFPANVAHSVYILEDSIVDPKNRTMTTFTWNINHARLMVVEERCVYQVNPENSNWTEVKREAWVSSSLFGVSRAVQEFGLARFKSNVTKSTKGFEYVLARMQAKEATEKAKETALAATEKAKDLASKAATKKKQYV; via the exons ATGGGGAAGTACTGCGCCAGCCTGGGCGTCCTCAAGGGGCCCTGGGACCAGGTCTTCGCCGCCTTCTGGCAGCGCTACCCCAACCCCTACAG CAAACATGTCCTGACCGAAGACATCGTGCACCGGGAGGTGACGGCGGACCACAAGCTGCTCTCCCGGCGGCTCCTGACCAAGACCAACCGGATGCCCCGCTGGGCGGAGCGTTTCTTCCCGGCCAATGTCGCCCACTCCGTCTACATCCTGGAGGACTCTATCGTGGACCCCAAGAACCGAACCATGACCACGTTCACCTGGAACATCAACCACGCACGTCTCATG GTGGTGGAGGAGCGCTGCGTGTACCAGGTGAACCCGGAGAACAGCAACTGGACCGAGGTCAAGCGGGAAGCCTGGGTCTCTTCCAGCCTGTTTGGTGTCTCGCGGGCTGTCCAG GAATTTGGTCTGGCCAGGTTCAAAAGCAACGTGACCAAGAGCACTAAGGGATTTGAGTATGTGCTAGCAAGAATGCAAG CCAAGGAAGCGACTGAGAAAGCCAAGGAGACAGCTCTGGCTGCTACAGAGAAAGCCAAGGACTTGGCGAGCAAGGCAGCCACCAAGAAGAAGCAGTACGTCTGA